One stretch of Pseudomonas fragi DNA includes these proteins:
- a CDS encoding phospholipase D-like domain-containing protein: MAGAVFGWRSDNQFELLIDGPQFFPRILAAIEQAQEQIDLELYLVEAGDCAETIVQALEQAAWREVRVRCLFDAYGSLGLGPGLRRRLIEAGVELRHYNPLSWRRGLNNLYRDHRKLLLVDQQLAVVGGTGVTDEFWRPAENTCDWHEVMVQMQGPLVQDWQMLFDRQWRANISRKAWKPATHFGLARLPGVPAEAEGMGRVAYADAHQHRDILQSLVRAINSGKQRIWLATPYFLPTWSVRRSLRRAAARGVDVRLLLTGPRTDHPSVRYAGHRYYPRLLKSGVQILEYQPRFLHLKMVLIDDWVSIGSCNFDHWNLRFNLEANLEALDPALTQAVVASFTADFAQSLPVSLQDWQSRPLWRRVKQRIWGWVDRLVVNILGRRH, translated from the coding sequence ATGGCCGGCGCGGTGTTCGGCTGGCGCAGCGACAATCAGTTCGAACTGCTGATCGACGGCCCGCAGTTTTTCCCACGAATCCTGGCCGCCATTGAGCAGGCACAGGAGCAGATTGATCTGGAACTGTATCTGGTTGAGGCCGGTGACTGTGCCGAAACCATCGTCCAGGCGCTGGAGCAGGCCGCCTGGCGCGAGGTGCGGGTGCGATGCCTGTTTGATGCCTACGGCAGCCTGGGATTGGGGCCGGGTTTGCGCCGCAGGCTGATCGAGGCCGGGGTGGAGTTGCGGCATTACAACCCGCTGAGCTGGCGCCGTGGCCTGAACAACCTTTATCGCGACCATCGCAAGCTGTTGCTGGTGGATCAGCAACTGGCCGTGGTAGGTGGCACCGGCGTCACCGATGAATTCTGGCGCCCGGCTGAAAACACCTGCGACTGGCATGAGGTGATGGTGCAGATGCAAGGGCCGCTGGTGCAGGACTGGCAGATGCTGTTCGATCGCCAGTGGCGTGCCAATATCAGCCGCAAGGCGTGGAAGCCGGCGACCCACTTCGGCCTGGCGCGCCTGCCCGGGGTGCCCGCTGAGGCTGAGGGCATGGGCCGCGTGGCCTACGCCGATGCCCACCAGCATCGTGACATCCTGCAGTCGCTGGTGCGGGCGATCAACAGTGGCAAGCAGCGGATCTGGTTGGCCACGCCGTATTTCCTGCCGACCTGGAGCGTGCGCCGTTCGCTGCGGCGGGCGGCGGCGCGGGGCGTCGATGTGCGGCTGCTGCTGACCGGGCCACGCACCGACCACCCTTCGGTGCGCTACGCCGGGCACCGTTACTACCCGAGGCTGCTCAAGTCCGGTGTTCAGATACTGGAATACCAGCCGCGCTTTCTGCATTTGAAAATGGTCCTGATCGACGATTGGGTGAGCATTGGCTCGTGCAATTTCGACCACTGGAACCTGCGCTTCAATCTTGAGGCCAACCTTGAAGCGCTGGACCCGGCGCTCACACAAGCGGTGGTGGCCAGCTTTACTGCCGACTTCGCCCAGAGCCTGCCTGTCAGCCTGCAAGACTGGCAGTCACGCCCCCTCTGGCGCCGGGTCAAGCAGCGCATCTGGGGCTGGGTTGACCGGCTGGTGGTGAATATTTTGGGGCGGCGCCACTGA
- a CDS encoding short-chain dehydrogenase, which yields MTHSPFIPLTAIDCTIPALLIDRNAPFDVLHANAAARVLAVTQLMESFSSREVQEADSVDLKYMATVSA from the coding sequence ATGACTCATTCCCCGTTCATCCCTCTTACCGCCATAGATTGCACCATCCCTGCTTTATTGATCGACCGCAACGCGCCCTTCGACGTCCTTCATGCCAACGCTGCCGCACGGGTACTGGCCGTAACCCAACTGATGGAATCGTTCTCCAGTCGGGAAGTGCAAGAGGCTGATTCTGTAGATCTTAAGTATATGGCTACTGTTTCAGCGTAA
- a CDS encoding DUF3757 domain-containing protein → MKVVYVFVCALFYSAVALASGTESCPEAGDVTLRAGVYTAPSSRAGNEWVAVSSAAVPSQLETFEGAVFYPQDNQPGAVGRIGYCEYKARDRSRVNLHYRQSAASERSMRFANTENWRPVESGLGLVVYECNAAIASNCAFSIVD, encoded by the coding sequence ATGAAAGTTGTTTATGTTTTTGTGTGTGCGCTGTTTTATTCGGCAGTCGCGTTGGCCAGTGGCACTGAAAGTTGCCCGGAGGCCGGGGATGTGACGCTGCGGGCCGGTGTTTACACGGCTCCAAGCAGCCGGGCCGGGAACGAATGGGTCGCGGTATCCAGCGCCGCAGTGCCTTCGCAGCTGGAAACGTTTGAGGGCGCGGTTTTTTACCCGCAAGACAATCAGCCAGGTGCTGTTGGGCGGATCGGATATTGTGAATATAAAGCCCGCGACCGCTCCAGGGTTAACCTCCACTATCGTCAAAGCGCTGCCAGTGAGCGCTCAATGCGGTTTGCCAACACTGAAAACTGGCGTCCGGTTGAAAGTGGCCTTGGGCTGGTTGTTTACGAATGTAATGCTGCCATTGCAAGCAACTGTGCTTTCTCCATTGTTGATTAA
- a CDS encoding pseudouridine synthase, whose amino-acid sequence MRVDRFLSNLPQFNRQQVRLLLIEKRIQVDGQVIADPRHEIRAFSHIELDGQVLQAGKPARYFMLHKPPGCVSATRDPQHPTVLDLLDEPDKDELHIAGRLDFNTSGLMLITNDGHWSRHVTQPQTKMPKVYYVETEQAITADYVSKFAEGVYFAFEDLTTQPAELQLLGPCCARLSIVEGRYHQVKRMFGHFNNKVVRLHRESIGPLLLDSQLAPGEYRPLSEQEMQQF is encoded by the coding sequence ATGCGTGTAGACCGCTTTCTCAGTAACTTGCCCCAGTTCAACCGCCAACAAGTGCGGTTGCTCCTGATAGAGAAGCGTATCCAGGTAGACGGGCAGGTGATCGCCGACCCGCGCCACGAAATCCGCGCATTCAGCCATATCGAACTCGACGGGCAAGTGCTGCAGGCAGGCAAGCCGGCCCGCTATTTCATGCTGCACAAGCCGCCGGGTTGTGTAAGCGCCACCCGGGACCCGCAACACCCCACCGTCCTCGACCTGCTCGATGAGCCCGACAAGGACGAGCTGCATATTGCCGGCAGGCTGGATTTCAATACCAGCGGGCTGATGCTGATCACCAATGATGGCCATTGGTCGCGCCATGTCACCCAGCCGCAGACCAAGATGCCCAAGGTGTATTACGTCGAAACCGAGCAGGCAATTACCGCGGATTACGTCAGCAAATTCGCCGAGGGCGTCTATTTCGCTTTCGAAGACCTGACCACCCAACCCGCCGAACTGCAGCTGCTAGGCCCCTGCTGCGCCCGCCTGAGCATCGTTGAGGGGCGCTACCATCAGGTCAAACGCATGTTTGGCCATTTCAACAACAAGGTGGTGCGCCTGCACCGCGAGAGCATCGGCCCCCTGCTGCTCGACAGCCAGCTGGCTCCCGGCGAATACCGGCCGCTGAGCGAGCAGGAAATGCAGCAGTTCTAG
- a CDS encoding YceI family protein produces MLKALFSSACALVLTLGVSLSAQANWYLDGESSRLSFITTQNANIADVHRFLVLHGKVDRKGLAQLRIEMDSVNSAVPLRDERMRDVLFDFKHFPEAQISAQIDLQPINDLANGAQLELHLPVTVSLRGKQHTYEAELLATRLDERRFQVVTLEPLMLQAEDFGLQPELETLRKMAGLSAISFSVPVNAVLIFTAR; encoded by the coding sequence ATGCTTAAAGCGCTGTTTTCTTCTGCCTGCGCCCTGGTGCTGACCCTTGGCGTAAGCCTGTCCGCCCAGGCCAACTGGTACCTGGATGGTGAGTCGTCTCGGCTTTCGTTTATCACCACGCAAAATGCCAATATCGCCGATGTGCATCGCTTTCTGGTCCTGCATGGCAAGGTCGACCGCAAGGGCCTGGCGCAATTGCGCATCGAGATGGACTCGGTCAACAGCGCGGTGCCCCTGCGCGATGAGCGCATGCGTGACGTGCTGTTTGATTTCAAGCACTTCCCCGAAGCGCAAATCAGCGCGCAGATCGACCTGCAACCGATCAACGATCTGGCGAACGGCGCGCAACTGGAATTGCACTTGCCGGTCACCGTCAGCTTGCGCGGCAAGCAGCACACCTACGAGGCTGAACTGTTGGCTACCCGTCTGGATGAGCGACGCTTCCAGGTTGTGACCCTGGAGCCGCTGATGCTGCAGGCCGAAGATTTTGGCCTGCAACCCGAGCTTGAAACCTTGCGCAAAATGGCCGGGCTGTCGGCCATCAGTTTTTCAGTACCGGTGAATGCGGTGCTGATTTTCACGGCCCGTTAA
- a CDS encoding tripartite tricarboxylate transporter permease, with the protein MDTFGYLGQGFGVALSPYNLVTALCGTLIGTVVGLLPGLGPINGVALLIPIAFALGLPPESALILLAAVYLGCEYGGRISSILLNIPGEASTVMTTLDGYPMARKGLAGVALSLSAWSSFIGAFIATCGMVLFAPLLAKWAIAFGPAEYFVLMVFAIVCLGGMAGDRPLKTFIAALIGLFLACVGIDANSGVYRFTGDNIHLTDGIQFVVLVLGLFSISEILLLLEKTHRGQEAVKATGRMMFNFKEASAVFVVNIRCGLLGFIMGVLPGAGATLASAVSYMTEKRLAGASGKFGEGDMRGLAAPETAIGASACGALVPMLTLGVPGSGTTAVMIGALSLYNITPGPLLFQQQPDIVWGLIASLFIANVMLVILNIPMIRIFTRILSVPNWALVPAIAIITAIGVYAVHATTFDLFLMIGIGIFGYILRKLDFPLSPVLLGFILGGLMEQNLRRALSISNGALEILWASPITMGVWVLTAIMLLLPVMRIWRKRSAQRRALADA; encoded by the coding sequence ATGGATACGTTTGGCTATTTGGGCCAGGGCTTCGGCGTCGCGCTCAGCCCGTACAACCTGGTCACGGCCCTGTGCGGCACGTTGATCGGCACCGTGGTCGGCCTGCTGCCGGGGCTTGGCCCCATCAACGGGGTCGCCCTGCTGATCCCCATTGCCTTTGCCCTGGGCTTGCCGCCGGAATCGGCGCTGATCCTGCTGGCTGCGGTGTACCTGGGCTGTGAATACGGCGGGCGCATCAGCTCGATCCTGCTGAACATCCCGGGCGAAGCATCGACCGTGATGACCACCCTCGACGGCTACCCGATGGCGCGTAAAGGCCTGGCGGGCGTAGCGCTGTCGTTGTCGGCCTGGAGTTCGTTTATCGGCGCCTTTATTGCCACCTGCGGCATGGTGCTGTTTGCTCCGCTGCTGGCCAAATGGGCGATAGCCTTCGGCCCCGCGGAATACTTCGTACTGATGGTGTTTGCCATTGTCTGCCTCGGTGGCATGGCCGGGGACCGCCCGCTCAAGACCTTTATCGCTGCGCTTATCGGCCTGTTTCTGGCCTGCGTGGGGATTGATGCCAACAGCGGCGTCTACCGTTTCACCGGGGACAATATCCACCTGACTGACGGCATTCAGTTTGTGGTGCTGGTACTGGGCCTGTTCTCCATCAGCGAAATCCTGCTGCTGCTGGAAAAAACCCATCGCGGCCAGGAAGCGGTAAAAGCCACCGGGCGCATGATGTTCAATTTCAAGGAAGCGTCTGCGGTATTCGTGGTCAATATCCGCTGCGGCTTGCTCGGCTTCATCATGGGCGTACTGCCGGGCGCAGGTGCCACCCTGGCCAGTGCCGTGTCCTATATGACGGAAAAACGCCTGGCGGGGGCTTCAGGGAAATTCGGCGAAGGTGACATGCGCGGCCTGGCAGCTCCCGAAACCGCCATCGGTGCTTCGGCCTGCGGTGCCCTGGTGCCGATGCTGACCCTGGGCGTACCGGGTTCGGGCACCACGGCGGTGATGATCGGCGCGCTGTCGCTGTACAACATCACCCCTGGCCCGCTGCTGTTTCAACAGCAACCGGATATCGTCTGGGGCCTGATTGCATCCTTGTTTATCGCCAACGTCATGCTGGTGATTCTCAATATTCCGATGATCCGCATCTTTACCCGGATTCTGTCGGTACCTAACTGGGCGCTGGTGCCAGCAATCGCCATCATCACGGCAATTGGTGTCTATGCCGTACACGCCACCACCTTTGACCTGTTCCTGATGATCGGTATCGGCATTTTCGGCTACATCCTGCGCAAGCTCGACTTCCCGCTGTCTCCGGTTCTGCTGGGGTTCATTCTGGGCGGGCTGATGGAGCAAAACCTGCGGCGTGCCCTGTCGATCTCCAACGGCGCGCTGGAAATCCTGTGGGCCAGCCCGATTACCATGGGCGTCTGGGTGCTGACGGCAATAATGCTGCTGTTGCCGGTCATGCGTATCTGGCGCAAACGCAGCGCCCAACGCCGCGCCCTGGCCGATGCTTGA
- a CDS encoding LysE family translocator, with product MTPSLLLAVLASGFIYGITPGPGVLAVFGIGAARGRRAGAGFLCGHLLGDVIWCSTALIAIVGAREFGSTAFNVLGLISGLYLFWLGLRAVRAQRSSGAQQGPARQPFAHGIFFGLTNPKAYPVAVATFTALLSSRAELLTWAMLPWLIALSFVGGALAYMILVGIVGAGHVRALYQRHELLITRLCGVMFIGFAISALMHALPGLLRIIG from the coding sequence ATGACACCTTCGTTGTTACTGGCCGTCCTGGCTTCCGGCTTTATCTATGGCATCACCCCGGGCCCTGGCGTGCTGGCGGTGTTCGGTATTGGCGCTGCCCGTGGGCGACGTGCCGGGGCCGGTTTTTTGTGCGGGCATTTGCTCGGCGATGTGATCTGGTGCAGTACGGCACTGATTGCCATCGTTGGCGCGCGTGAGTTTGGTAGCACGGCCTTTAACGTGCTGGGCTTGATCAGCGGCCTGTATCTGTTCTGGCTGGGCTTGCGCGCGGTTCGCGCCCAGCGCAGCAGCGGTGCTCAGCAAGGCCCGGCGCGCCAACCGTTTGCCCACGGGATTTTCTTCGGCCTGACCAACCCCAAGGCGTATCCGGTGGCGGTGGCGACGTTCACTGCACTGTTGTCCAGCCGCGCAGAACTGCTGACCTGGGCCATGTTGCCCTGGTTGATCGCCTTGAGCTTTGTCGGCGGAGCGTTGGCCTACATGATTCTGGTGGGCATCGTGGGGGCAGGGCATGTGAGGGCGCTGTACCAGCGCCATGAGCTGCTGATCACCCGGTTGTGCGGGGTGATGTTCATCGGGTTTGCCATCAGTGCGCTGATGCATGCGCTGCCCGGGCTGTTACGAATTATCGGTTGA
- the olsB gene encoding L-ornithine N(alpha)-acyltransferase encodes MSQIARIRDTAPERRLQAERLLGPVALREAQALRFRVFSGELKAKLKGTEHGLDEDRYDPWCEHIGVRDLNSGQLVATTRLLDHSAAKNIGHFYSEEEFNLHGLANLQGPVLEIGRTCVDPAYRNGGTITVLWSELADVLNQGNYRYLMGCASIPMQDGGIQARAIMQRLRERYLCTQHLRAEPKKPLPAQDVPANVITEMPPLLKAYMRLGAKICGEPCWDEDFQVADVFILLKRDELCPRYARHFKAAM; translated from the coding sequence ATGTCCCAGATCGCCCGTATCCGCGACACCGCTCCAGAACGTCGCCTGCAAGCCGAGCGCCTGCTCGGCCCCGTCGCCCTGCGTGAAGCTCAGGCCCTGCGTTTTCGTGTATTCAGCGGCGAGTTGAAGGCCAAGCTCAAAGGTACTGAGCACGGGCTCGACGAGGACCGTTATGACCCTTGGTGCGAACATATCGGGGTACGCGATCTCAATAGCGGTCAACTGGTAGCCACCACCCGCCTGCTGGATCACAGCGCGGCAAAAAACATCGGCCACTTTTACAGCGAAGAAGAATTCAACCTGCACGGCCTGGCGAACCTGCAAGGCCCGGTGCTGGAAATCGGCCGCACCTGCGTCGACCCGGCCTACCGCAACGGTGGCACCATTACCGTGCTGTGGAGCGAGTTGGCAGACGTGCTCAACCAGGGCAATTACCGCTACCTGATGGGCTGTGCCAGTATCCCGATGCAAGACGGCGGCATTCAGGCCCGGGCGATCATGCAGCGTCTGCGCGAGCGTTATTTGTGCACGCAGCATTTGCGCGCCGAGCCGAAAAAGCCGTTGCCGGCACAGGACGTGCCCGCCAACGTCATTACTGAAATGCCGCCCCTGCTCAAGGCCTATATGCGCCTGGGCGCGAAAATTTGCGGCGAGCCCTGCTGGGATGAAGATTTCCAGGTGGCCGACGTATTTATCCTGCTCAAGCGCGATGAACTGTGCCCGCGTTATGCCCGCCACTTCAAGGCGGCCATGTAA
- a CDS encoding AbrB family transcriptional regulator, whose product MLDSHFKHWWGTPLVGLAGGYLASLIGWPLPWMVGSLLAIILVRCLTPWQLAEIPGGRKCGQWIVGIGIGLHFTPVVLEQVLAHFWLILAGALLTSVSSVIGVWLMRRSGEDRATAFFSSMPGGSGEMVNLGARNGAVLSRVAAGQSLRVLTVVLCVPAAFKYLLGEGTPALHPAAINPYWLALLFPAGALLAWIWQRLRQPNPWLFGPLLVSASVSIVWDLHIGLPDGSSQAGQWLIGSGLGCHFNRAFFRRAPSFIGKTLLGTALTMLIASLCALGLSALTQLDLRSMTLGMMPGGIAEMSLTAETLQLSVPLVTALQVMRLIFVLFLAEPLFRYWARQDQADPG is encoded by the coding sequence ATGCTTGATTCCCATTTCAAGCACTGGTGGGGAACGCCACTGGTCGGTCTGGCTGGCGGCTACCTCGCCAGCCTGATCGGCTGGCCGTTGCCGTGGATGGTTGGCTCGTTGCTGGCGATCATCCTGGTGCGTTGCCTGACCCCCTGGCAATTGGCCGAGATTCCCGGGGGGCGCAAATGCGGGCAGTGGATTGTGGGCATCGGTATTGGCCTGCATTTCACTCCGGTGGTGTTGGAACAGGTGCTGGCGCATTTCTGGCTGATCCTGGCAGGTGCCTTGCTCACCAGTGTGTCGAGCGTGATCGGTGTATGGCTGATGCGCCGCAGCGGTGAAGACCGCGCCACTGCGTTTTTCTCCAGCATGCCCGGCGGCTCGGGAGAAATGGTCAACCTCGGCGCACGCAATGGTGCCGTGCTGAGCCGTGTCGCGGCGGGCCAGAGCCTGCGGGTACTGACCGTTGTGCTGTGCGTTCCGGCAGCCTTCAAGTATCTGCTGGGCGAAGGCACACCCGCCTTGCACCCCGCTGCCATTAATCCTTACTGGCTCGCCTTGCTGTTTCCGGCAGGTGCGTTGCTGGCCTGGATCTGGCAACGCTTGCGCCAGCCCAACCCGTGGTTGTTCGGGCCGCTGCTGGTCAGCGCCAGCGTGAGTATTGTGTGGGATTTACATATCGGCCTGCCGGACGGCAGCAGCCAGGCGGGGCAATGGCTGATTGGCAGTGGCCTGGGTTGCCACTTCAATCGGGCCTTCTTTCGGCGGGCGCCGTCTTTTATTGGCAAAACCCTGCTGGGCACAGCCCTGACCATGTTGATCGCCAGCCTGTGCGCACTGGGCCTGAGCGCCCTTACCCAACTCGACCTGCGCTCCATGACCCTGGGCATGATGCCGGGCGGCATTGCCGAAATGAGCCTCACCGCAGAAACATTGCAACTGTCAGTGCCCTTGGTCACGGCCCTGCAAGTGATGCGCCTGATCTTCGTGCTGTTTTTGGCTGAGCCGCTGTTTCGCTATTGGGCGCGCCAGGATCAAGCCGACCCTGGCTGA
- a CDS encoding cysteine-rich CWC family protein codes for MTTSDICPACGARNDCSMANPETVAQPCWCYGVSIDPEVLRALPLEQRDLTCLCPRCARVQSQLPPAPAASLT; via the coding sequence ATGACCACCTCCGACATTTGCCCCGCCTGCGGCGCCCGCAACGACTGCTCGATGGCAAACCCTGAGACCGTGGCGCAGCCCTGCTGGTGCTACGGCGTGAGCATTGACCCCGAGGTCCTGCGCGCCCTGCCCCTTGAACAGCGCGACCTGACCTGCCTTTGCCCTCGTTGTGCCCGGGTGCAGAGCCAATTGCCGCCAGCACCGGCGGCCTCCCTCACGTAA
- a CDS encoding ACP phosphodiesterase, producing the protein MNYLAHLHLGGQRPEEMLGSLYGDFVKGRLHGQYSPDIEHGIALHRSIDVFTDNHPLVDQSLSRFAHTRRRYAGIVLDVFFDHCLARDWGLYAEGPLERFTADFYRVLVAEQQLPRRLATIAPHMAAHDWLGSYRDFAVLEQVFNGIARRLSRPEELAGAMQDLKVLYEPLSEDFRAFYPQLQVYAAGCYRKGYL; encoded by the coding sequence ATGAATTATCTCGCACATCTGCATCTGGGCGGACAGCGCCCGGAAGAAATGCTCGGCAGCTTGTATGGCGATTTCGTCAAAGGGCGGCTGCACGGCCAATACAGCCCTGATATTGAACACGGTATTGCGCTGCACCGCAGCATTGATGTTTTTACAGACAACCACCCGCTGGTTGATCAGTCGTTGTCGCGCTTTGCCCACACGCGCCGGCGCTATGCGGGGATTGTGCTGGACGTGTTTTTTGACCATTGCCTGGCGCGGGACTGGGGGCTGTATGCCGAAGGGCCGCTGGAGCGTTTTACTGCGGATTTTTACCGTGTGCTGGTGGCAGAGCAGCAGTTGCCGCGGCGTCTGGCGACTATCGCGCCGCATATGGCGGCCCATGACTGGCTGGGTTCATACCGGGATTTTGCGGTGCTGGAGCAGGTGTTCAACGGTATCGCCCGGCGCTTGTCGCGGCCCGAGGAACTGGCCGGGGCGATGCAGGATCTGAAGGTATTGTACGAACCGCTGAGTGAGGATTTTCGGGCGTTTTATCCGCAGTTGCAGGTGTATGCGGCGGGTTGTTACCGCAAGGGATATCTGTAG
- the ung gene encoding uracil-DNA glycosylase yields MTSDDRIKLEPVWKQALREEFDKPYMAELREFLRQEHAAGKEIYPPGPLIFNALNLTPLDKIKVVILGQDPYHGPGQAHGLCFSVQPGIPTPPSLVNIYKELKRDLNIDIAPHGCLQHWAEQGVLLLNTTMTVERANAASHAKKGWEHFTDRIIQVVSEQQPKLVFLLWGAHAQSKQKLIDATKHLVLTSVHPSPLSAYRGFIGNGHFSRTNKFLEQNGLAAIDWKLPPV; encoded by the coding sequence ATGACGTCGGATGACCGTATAAAACTTGAACCTGTCTGGAAGCAGGCATTGCGTGAGGAGTTCGATAAACCTTACATGGCCGAACTGCGCGAGTTCCTGCGCCAGGAGCATGCAGCGGGGAAAGAGATCTACCCCCCTGGCCCGCTTATTTTCAATGCCCTGAACCTGACACCGCTGGACAAGATCAAGGTGGTGATTTTGGGGCAGGACCCTTATCACGGCCCCGGCCAGGCTCATGGCCTGTGTTTTTCAGTGCAGCCCGGTATCCCGACACCGCCTTCGCTGGTCAATATCTATAAAGAACTCAAGCGTGACCTGAACATCGATATTGCTCCCCACGGTTGCCTGCAGCATTGGGCCGAACAAGGCGTTTTGCTGCTCAACACGACGATGACGGTAGAGCGTGCCAATGCCGCTTCCCATGCCAAAAAAGGCTGGGAGCATTTTACCGACCGGATTATCCAGGTGGTCAGCGAGCAGCAGCCCAAGCTGGTGTTCCTGCTGTGGGGTGCCCATGCGCAGAGCAAGCAAAAGCTGATCGATGCGACCAAGCACCTGGTGCTGACCTCGGTTCACCCTTCGCCGCTATCGGCTTATCGAGGCTTTATTGGTAACGGCCATTTCAGTCGAACCAACAAGTTTCTTGAGCAAAACGGCCTGGCGGCGATCGACTGGAAATTACCGCCGGTTTAA
- a CDS encoding lysophospholipid acyltransferase family protein encodes MSRVRRYARVARVLGVVSLGLGMAGMFGLLERLGLNSTMDRRQRWSQFFMTRLSNALPFRVRVVGELPATPMLWLSNHVSWTDIALLGQLTPLSFLSKSEVRGWPVAGWLAAKAGSLFIRRGAGDSQLIREQMTRHLQQPLPLLMFPEGTTTDGNSVRTFHGRLLSAAIDSRVSLQPVAIRYLRNGEVDAIAPFVGDDDLLSHLLRLFSHEQGEVEIHLLEPLASHAQERAVLAFRAQEAIRRVVTAPVTPIDPLPERVGAMI; translated from the coding sequence ATGAGCCGCGTGCGCCGGTATGCCCGGGTGGCACGGGTGCTCGGGGTGGTCAGCCTGGGGTTGGGCATGGCGGGAATGTTCGGGCTGCTTGAGCGCCTGGGCCTGAACAGCACGATGGACAGGCGCCAGCGCTGGTCGCAGTTTTTCATGACACGCCTGAGCAATGCCCTGCCCTTTCGCGTCAGAGTGGTCGGGGAACTCCCGGCAACGCCGATGCTGTGGTTGAGCAATCATGTGTCCTGGACCGACATTGCACTGCTGGGGCAATTGACCCCGCTGTCGTTTTTGTCCAAGTCCGAAGTACGCGGCTGGCCAGTGGCCGGCTGGTTGGCAGCCAAGGCAGGCAGTTTGTTTATCCGCCGGGGTGCGGGCGACAGCCAGTTGATCCGCGAGCAAATGACCCGCCACTTGCAGCAACCGCTGCCGCTGCTGATGTTTCCTGAAGGCACCACCACTGATGGGAACTCGGTGCGTACCTTTCATGGGCGGTTGCTGTCGGCGGCGATCGACAGCCGTGTGTCGCTGCAACCGGTGGCTATTCGCTATTTGCGTAATGGCGAGGTCGATGCGATAGCACCGTTTGTGGGTGATGACGATTTGCTGTCGCATTTGCTGCGGTTGTTTAGCCATGAACAGGGCGAAGTCGAGATCCATCTGCTGGAGCCCCTGGCCAGCCACGCACAAGAGCGGGCTGTGCTGGCGTTCAGAGCACAGGAAGCGATCCGGCGGGTGGTGACGGCGCCGGTCACGCCAATAGATCCGCTGCCGGAGAGAGTGGGGGCGATGATTTGA
- a CDS encoding alpha/beta fold hydrolase, giving the protein MLKPEIAVLDIQGQYRIHTELYRCDNAEHTIILVNGSMATTASFAHTLKNLHPYLNVVLYDQPYAGKSKPHNPHQKMLTRELEAHVLLELIEHFDAQYLLSFSCGGTAALTALAATPRRIEKAVISSFSPLINAAMRDYLERGRHCLAARNRTQVGHLVNDTLGKHLPSLFKRFNFRHVSSLAEHEYAQMHFHIEHVLSSDPPCFLRATQGIEIPVLFINGQWDEYTVASDARHFAGAIANSQFVSLENTGHFLDMEHKTASHISKNALLDFLQPIPLQPPSLSL; this is encoded by the coding sequence ATGCTCAAGCCCGAAATTGCCGTGCTCGACATTCAAGGCCAGTACCGTATTCATACCGAGCTGTACCGTTGTGACAACGCCGAGCACACCATCATTCTGGTCAATGGCTCGATGGCCACGACGGCATCCTTCGCCCACACCCTGAAAAACCTGCACCCGTATTTGAACGTGGTGCTCTACGACCAACCTTACGCGGGCAAATCAAAACCTCATAACCCTCATCAGAAAATGCTGACAAGGGAACTGGAAGCCCATGTGCTGCTGGAGCTGATTGAGCACTTTGATGCCCAGTATCTGCTGTCATTTTCATGTGGCGGTACGGCCGCGCTGACCGCACTGGCAGCAACGCCAAGGCGTATTGAAAAAGCCGTGATCAGTTCGTTTTCCCCTTTGATCAACGCTGCCATGCGCGATTATCTGGAGCGTGGCCGGCATTGCCTGGCCGCCCGCAACCGCACTCAGGTCGGCCACCTGGTCAACGACACGCTGGGCAAGCATTTGCCTTCGCTGTTCAAGCGTTTCAACTTCAGGCACGTCAGCAGCCTGGCCGAGCATGAATACGCGCAAATGCACTTTCATATCGAGCACGTCCTGAGCAGCGACCCGCCGTGCTTTCTCAGGGCCACCCAAGGTATCGAGATACCGGTGCTGTTTATCAATGGCCAATGGGACGAATACACCGTGGCCAGCGACGCCCGGCACTTTGCAGGAGCGATTGCCAACAGCCAGTTTGTCAGCCTGGAGAACACCGGGCATTTTCTCGACATGGAACACAAAACCGCCAGCCATATCAGTAAAAACGCCCTGCTCGATTTTTTACAACCGATACCGCTTCAGCCGCCCTCACTGTCCTTGTGA